The proteins below are encoded in one region of Bifidobacterium dentium JCM 1195 = DSM 20436:
- a CDS encoding 30S ribosomal protein bS22: MGSVIKKRRKRMSKKKHRKLLRKTRHQRK, from the coding sequence ATGGGCTCGGTCATCAAGAAGCGCCGCAAGCGTATGAGCAAGAAGAAGCATCGTAAACTGCTTCGCAAGACTCGCCACCAGCGCAAGTAG
- a CDS encoding ribonuclease H family protein produces the protein MTITVSTDGSALGNPNGPMGWGWADHDLNAGGTPGHDHAGDCDAGGATNGTNQIGELCAVLEALRAHPGSEPLVIETDSQYAINCSTKWVHGWKKNGWKNSQKKPVKNAALIKAIDAEISQRPGPVKFVWVKGHAGNAGNEKVDELARTYADDCRSKVRKGYLPLEGWQSLLASEYSQGTDVPEDARMLLDGAIGTKEYHLGRGESGTTPLPRKSAKSIADMLVEPEGYPAPEPVEEPTETLAIEEPTRPLETTEATDAPRKSLAELLVRPDCFPKDDDETPAAKDDDIAATTVLQHTADGMTDGGTADDGTQTVSQSPKADDADTSSGPADRNLPKLPHRPSPSGLAVSGTVRFTPPPESSPTFDGKPRLIRGYIAVEGYVMGDGTLVLDEAPFAVKHA, from the coding sequence ATGACGATTACGGTTTCTACTGACGGTTCCGCACTTGGCAACCCGAACGGCCCGATGGGTTGGGGCTGGGCCGATCACGACCTGAATGCGGGCGGCACTCCCGGCCATGACCATGCCGGAGACTGCGATGCCGGCGGCGCCACGAACGGCACCAACCAGATTGGTGAACTGTGCGCCGTACTGGAGGCGTTGCGCGCGCATCCGGGTTCCGAACCGTTGGTGATCGAAACGGATTCGCAGTATGCCATCAACTGTTCCACCAAGTGGGTGCACGGCTGGAAGAAGAACGGTTGGAAGAATTCGCAGAAGAAGCCGGTGAAGAACGCGGCGCTGATCAAGGCGATCGACGCGGAGATTTCCCAACGTCCCGGCCCGGTGAAGTTCGTGTGGGTCAAAGGTCATGCCGGCAACGCCGGCAACGAGAAGGTCGATGAGCTGGCACGCACCTACGCGGATGATTGCCGTTCGAAGGTTCGTAAAGGATACCTGCCATTGGAGGGTTGGCAGTCATTGCTGGCCTCCGAGTATTCGCAAGGCACCGATGTTCCGGAGGATGCCAGGATGCTGCTTGACGGCGCAATCGGCACGAAGGAGTATCACCTCGGCCGGGGCGAAAGCGGCACGACGCCCCTTCCTCGCAAATCCGCGAAATCGATTGCCGACATGCTGGTCGAACCGGAAGGCTATCCGGCCCCCGAACCGGTTGAGGAACCCACCGAAACACTGGCGATCGAGGAACCGACACGGCCGCTCGAGACCACGGAGGCCACCGATGCACCCCGCAAATCGCTTGCCGAGTTGCTGGTCAGGCCGGATTGTTTCCCCAAGGACGACGATGAGACCCCCGCTGCGAAGGATGATGACATCGCGGCGACAACGGTTTTGCAGCATACCGCCGACGGCATGACGGACGGTGGCACGGCGGACGATGGCACGCAAACCGTGTCGCAGTCACCGAAGGCGGACGATGCGGATACTTCCAGCGGCCCGGCGGATCGGAATCTGCCGAAACTGCCACATCGGCCCAGCCCGTCAGGACTTGCGGTGTCGGGTACGGTACGGTTCACTCCCCCGCCGGAGTCCAGTCCGACGTTTGACGGCAAGCCACGCCTGATTCGTGGCTATATCGCCGTGGAAGGCTATGTGATGGGTGATGGCACGCTGGTACTGGATGAGGCCCCGTTCGCGGTGAAGCACGCCTAA
- the pgm gene encoding phosphoglucomutase (alpha-D-glucose-1,6-bisphosphate-dependent), whose protein sequence is MVANNAGMPATPEDLINVDEVIGKYYDVVPDPSVPEQRVSFGTSGHRGSSLKTSFNEAHIVAITQAIAEYRKKAGVTGPLYIGRDTHALSEPAWKTAIEVLVANGVTVRIDSRDDFTPTPVVSQAILTHNRAADGTQRFTGEGLADGIVVTPSHNPPTDGGFKYDPVTGGPAPSDVTNAIADRANELLGDFRNVKRVPFDQAVKSDLVERFDYRDHYVSDLENVIDFDVIRSSGVRLGIDPLGGASVNYWPLMNEKFNLTIDVVRPQVDPTWSFMTIDHDGKIRMDPSSPYAMKGLVDSLNNGAWDKYDLVGGTDPDADRHGIVCPNWGVMNPNHYIAVCVEYLFGGNRPGWPEGAGIGKTLVSSSLIDRVAASINAKLVEVPVGFKWFVDPLFKGEVAFGGEESSGMSFLRKDGRVWTTDKDGLIPDLLAAEITAKTGKNPAQLHQEQVERFGESWYKRVDTPTTLEQKIKFGKLSGDDVEATQLAGEDITAKLTEAPGNHAKIGGLKVTTKNNWFAARPSGTENIYKVYAESFESPEALDKVLAEATEVVDKALAD, encoded by the coding sequence ATGGTTGCAAATAATGCGGGAATGCCCGCCACCCCAGAAGATCTGATCAACGTCGACGAGGTCATCGGCAAGTACTATGACGTCGTCCCCGATCCCAGCGTTCCGGAACAGCGTGTCTCCTTCGGCACCTCCGGTCACCGCGGTTCGTCTCTGAAGACCTCGTTCAACGAGGCCCACATCGTCGCCATCACGCAGGCCATCGCCGAATACCGCAAGAAGGCCGGCGTCACCGGTCCGCTGTACATCGGCCGCGACACCCACGCCCTGTCCGAGCCCGCCTGGAAGACCGCCATCGAAGTGCTCGTCGCCAATGGCGTGACCGTGCGCATCGATTCACGCGACGACTTCACGCCGACCCCGGTCGTGTCCCAGGCCATCCTGACGCACAACCGCGCCGCCGACGGCACCCAGCGCTTCACCGGCGAGGGCCTGGCCGACGGCATCGTCGTGACCCCGTCCCACAATCCGCCGACCGACGGCGGTTTCAAGTATGATCCGGTCACCGGCGGCCCGGCTCCGTCCGACGTGACCAATGCCATCGCCGATCGTGCCAACGAACTGCTCGGCGATTTCCGCAACGTCAAACGCGTGCCGTTCGATCAGGCCGTCAAGTCCGATCTGGTCGAGCGTTTCGACTATCGCGACCACTATGTCTCCGATCTGGAGAACGTCATCGACTTCGACGTGATTCGTTCCTCCGGCGTGCGCCTGGGCATCGACCCGCTTGGCGGCGCCTCGGTCAACTATTGGCCGCTGATGAATGAGAAGTTCAACCTGACCATCGACGTGGTGCGCCCGCAGGTCGATCCGACCTGGAGCTTCATGACCATCGATCACGACGGCAAGATCCGCATGGATCCGAGCTCGCCATATGCCATGAAGGGCTTGGTCGATTCGCTGAACAACGGCGCATGGGACAAGTACGATCTGGTCGGCGGCACCGATCCGGACGCCGACCGCCATGGCATCGTGTGCCCGAATTGGGGCGTCATGAACCCGAACCACTACATCGCCGTATGCGTGGAGTACCTGTTCGGCGGCAACCGCCCGGGTTGGCCGGAGGGCGCCGGCATCGGCAAGACCCTGGTCTCCTCCTCCCTGATCGACCGCGTCGCCGCTTCCATCAACGCCAAGCTCGTTGAGGTTCCGGTCGGCTTCAAGTGGTTCGTGGATCCGCTGTTCAAGGGCGAGGTCGCTTTCGGCGGCGAGGAAAGCTCCGGCATGTCCTTCCTGCGCAAGGACGGCCGTGTGTGGACCACCGACAAGGACGGCCTGATTCCGGACCTGCTGGCCGCGGAGATCACCGCCAAGACCGGCAAGAACCCGGCACAGCTGCATCAGGAGCAGGTTGAGCGCTTCGGCGAAAGCTGGTACAAGCGCGTCGACACGCCGACCACCCTTGAGCAGAAGATCAAGTTCGGCAAGCTTTCCGGCGACGACGTCGAAGCCACCCAGCTGGCCGGTGAAGACATCACCGCCAAGCTCACCGAAGCTCCGGGCAACCATGCCAAGATCGGCGGCCTGAAGGTCACCACCAAGAACAATTGGTTCGCCGCTCGCCCGTCCGGCACCGAGAACATCTACAAGGTGTACGCCGAATCCTTCGAATCCCCCGAGGCGCTCGACAAGGTGCTCGCCGAGGCCACCGAGGTCGTCGACAAGGCACTGGCCGATTGA
- the rpiA gene encoding ribose-5-phosphate isomerase RpiA, giving the protein MDKAQQDALKKAAGIEAAKLIQSGMIAGLGTGSTVRFLVDELGRRVKEEGLEFTGVTTSRRTQEQAEGYGIKIVDIDDVDHIDVTIDGADEVDKDFNGIKGGGAALLWEKIVATNSNKIVWIVDESKVVDTIGKFPLPVEVIPFGAGQVIKKFESRGYKPVLRLDAEGQPVRTDENNYVVDLHLERIDHPEDLAEDLITTVGVVEHGLFLHMVDQVIVGDPNGPRVMTNSNK; this is encoded by the coding sequence ATGGACAAGGCACAGCAGGATGCACTGAAGAAGGCGGCCGGCATCGAGGCTGCCAAGTTGATTCAGAGCGGCATGATCGCAGGCCTGGGCACCGGCTCGACCGTACGTTTCCTGGTCGACGAGCTCGGTCGTCGCGTCAAGGAGGAGGGTCTCGAGTTCACGGGCGTCACCACCTCCCGCCGCACCCAGGAGCAGGCCGAAGGCTACGGCATCAAGATCGTTGACATCGATGACGTCGACCATATCGACGTGACCATCGACGGCGCCGACGAGGTCGACAAGGACTTCAACGGCATCAAGGGCGGCGGCGCCGCCCTGCTGTGGGAGAAGATCGTGGCCACCAACTCCAACAAGATCGTATGGATCGTCGACGAGTCCAAGGTCGTCGACACCATCGGCAAGTTCCCGCTGCCGGTCGAGGTGATTCCGTTCGGCGCAGGCCAGGTCATCAAGAAGTTCGAATCCCGTGGTTACAAGCCGGTGCTGCGCCTTGACGCCGAAGGCCAGCCGGTGCGCACCGACGAGAACAACTATGTGGTCGATCTGCATCTCGAGCGCATCGACCATCCGGAGGATCTGGCCGAAGACCTCATCACCACCGTCGGTGTGGTGGAGCACGGCCTGTTCCTGCACATGGTCGATCAGGTCATCGTCGGCGATCCGAACGGCCCGCGCGTCATGACCAACTCCAACAAGTGA
- a CDS encoding sensor histidine kinase, producing the protein MNLIELVAATAPSDMFFAIGEQINALMGLILCLMAMWNRMENPKLTGGIILAAGTIWFILSGFICGMFRIPTLWTVFPTGIVAVLVFSKVTNLTVSKVMLLCSTAAYVVAIIYYLSLVMDVAVLGEQSVNLRVGWPGFINQLILDILAPLCLWHPLRDSIPSTLNSPAISPSFWQLIWLFPFISTAIVVWCLPADNDSVMKEHVRALAFTIAIAYSCFMALAYLLIWYMIRQSERLLEATKREHYAAMQTLQLQHMNERIREARQIRHNTRHHIQTLQTLAAANDVDGIRDYLEQMAKHRLLAPEHPMQYCEHASLNAVLVYYCDWARHKGADVDVKAAVPSYISINNAELCSLVGNLLENAVEAIMIQSDGDKKLRVRIRYNDGPPASLFIVVDNSYDSSVTQVDGDFASSKHGGNGLGTMTVRETAERYGGTVAFEYDGEMFKASVMLCLDKV; encoded by the coding sequence ATGAATCTGATCGAACTGGTCGCCGCCACGGCACCTTCCGATATGTTCTTCGCCATCGGCGAACAGATCAACGCACTGATGGGCCTCATACTGTGCCTGATGGCCATGTGGAACCGCATGGAGAATCCGAAACTCACCGGCGGCATCATTCTGGCGGCTGGCACGATATGGTTCATACTGTCCGGTTTCATATGCGGCATGTTCCGGATTCCAACGCTATGGACGGTGTTTCCGACCGGCATCGTCGCGGTACTGGTGTTCAGCAAGGTGACGAACCTGACCGTCTCCAAGGTGATGCTCCTATGCAGCACCGCCGCCTACGTGGTGGCGATCATCTACTATCTGTCGCTGGTCATGGACGTGGCCGTGCTTGGCGAGCAGTCGGTGAACCTGCGCGTCGGCTGGCCGGGATTCATCAATCAGCTCATACTCGACATCCTCGCGCCGCTGTGCCTATGGCATCCATTGCGCGACTCCATCCCATCCACGCTCAACAGTCCCGCCATCAGTCCGTCCTTCTGGCAGCTCATCTGGCTGTTCCCGTTCATTTCAACGGCAATCGTGGTCTGGTGCCTGCCCGCCGACAACGATTCGGTCATGAAAGAGCACGTACGGGCACTTGCCTTCACCATCGCCATCGCCTACTCCTGCTTCATGGCATTGGCCTATCTGCTGATCTGGTATATGATCAGGCAGTCCGAACGGTTGCTCGAGGCGACCAAGCGGGAGCATTATGCGGCGATGCAGACCCTACAGCTGCAGCATATGAACGAACGCATCCGCGAAGCGAGACAGATCCGGCACAATACAAGACACCATATTCAGACCCTGCAGACGCTCGCCGCGGCCAACGACGTGGACGGCATCCGCGACTACCTTGAGCAGATGGCCAAACACCGGCTGCTTGCCCCCGAACATCCCATGCAGTACTGCGAGCACGCCTCGTTGAATGCGGTGCTGGTCTACTACTGCGATTGGGCCCGTCACAAAGGCGCCGACGTCGACGTCAAGGCCGCGGTGCCGTCATACATCAGCATCAACAACGCGGAACTGTGCTCGCTGGTCGGCAACCTTCTGGAGAATGCCGTCGAGGCGATCATGATCCAGAGCGACGGCGATAAGAAGCTGCGCGTACGCATTCGTTACAACGACGGACCTCCGGCCTCGCTGTTCATCGTCGTCGACAATTCATACGATTCCTCCGTCACGCAGGTCGATGGCGACTTCGCCTCGAGCAAGCATGGCGGCAACGGCCTGGGCACCATGACGGTGAGGGAGACGGCCGAACGGTACGGCGGCACGGTGGCATTCGAATACGATGGCGAGATGTTCAAGGCGTCGGTCATGTTGTGCCTCGACAAGGTCTGA
- a CDS encoding LytR/AlgR family response regulator transcription factor: MMRVAIVEDHPAERQLVKTMCTAYFRDKHDLDIDCGTFTGTDDFIESWKSNRFDLVLLDCYLTDDETDATAPTGLDIARFLRRQRDDCPIVFITSSSDFAVLGYEVQATGYILKPISRANFDATMDRAYETLSERPRVTHLSTDKPSHAADAAWQVAFGNPAINMDRRLIVYCLSNAHYVEFTFADGTCSKIRTNFSDVERRLTVFDNFYRTARGVLVNFDYVTGISNAEFVMKGGKRIPITKTAVTTTCRKYAEYTFTRMRSEQ; the protein is encoded by the coding sequence ATGATGCGCGTCGCAATCGTCGAGGACCATCCTGCCGAACGACAGCTGGTAAAGACCATGTGCACCGCCTATTTTCGGGACAAGCACGATCTTGACATTGACTGCGGCACCTTCACCGGCACCGACGATTTCATCGAGAGCTGGAAATCCAACCGTTTCGACCTGGTGCTGCTCGACTGTTACCTGACCGACGACGAAACCGACGCGACGGCACCGACCGGCCTGGACATCGCACGCTTCCTGCGACGGCAACGCGATGACTGCCCCATCGTCTTCATCACATCCAGCAGTGACTTCGCCGTGCTCGGCTATGAGGTGCAGGCGACAGGCTATATATTGAAACCGATCAGCCGCGCCAATTTCGACGCGACCATGGATCGCGCCTACGAAACCCTGAGCGAAAGACCACGCGTCACGCATCTGTCGACGGACAAACCGTCGCATGCCGCCGATGCGGCCTGGCAGGTGGCATTCGGCAATCCCGCAATCAACATGGATCGCCGTCTCATCGTCTACTGCCTGTCCAACGCGCATTATGTGGAGTTCACGTTCGCCGATGGCACCTGCAGCAAGATCCGCACGAACTTCTCCGACGTGGAGCGGCGTCTCACCGTCTTCGACAACTTCTACCGCACCGCACGCGGGGTATTGGTGAACTTCGACTACGTGACCGGCATCAGCAACGCCGAATTCGTGATGAAGGGCGGCAAGCGCATTCCCATCACCAAAACCGCGGTGACCACCACCTGCCGCAAATACGCGGAATACACGTTCACCCGCATGAGATCGGAGCAGTGA